One Kaistella polysaccharea DNA segment encodes these proteins:
- a CDS encoding YqgE/AlgH family protein, with amino-acid sequence MNYSYKGKILISTPDISGDIFSRSVVLIIDHNEQGAFGLILNKKNDNMTSKLLDIFGFQVSVYDGGPVENDKIFFICKGEKITESYSEISGEFYLTEDIENVVAAIIDLRMPINNVKVFSGYTGWGIQQLDGEILRKMWTPVDIYNLDYTSPNDQNLWKKIMQNLGGEFLLWANAPEDVSMN; translated from the coding sequence ATGAATTATTCTTACAAAGGTAAAATTTTAATTTCCACTCCAGATATATCGGGCGACATATTTTCCCGATCAGTGGTTCTTATTATTGACCATAATGAACAAGGTGCTTTTGGCTTAATACTGAACAAAAAGAACGACAACATGACCTCAAAACTTCTAGATATTTTTGGATTTCAGGTTTCAGTTTATGATGGTGGTCCCGTAGAAAATGATAAAATATTTTTCATTTGTAAAGGAGAAAAAATAACCGAATCTTATTCTGAAATTAGTGGGGAATTTTATCTCACAGAAGATATTGAAAATGTTGTTGCCGCGATCATCGATCTCCGAATGCCAATCAATAACGTGAAAGTTTTTTCCGGCTATACGGGTTGGGGAATACAGCAATTGGACGGCGAAATTCTTCGTAAAATGTGGACACCTGTAGATATTTACAATTTAGATTATACCTCGCCCAACGACCAAAACCTCTGGAAAAAAATCATGCAGAATTTAGGTGGTGAATTTCTTTTGTGGGCCAATGCGCCCGAAGATGTGTCTATGAATTAA
- a CDS encoding aminotransferase class IV, whose translation MKLSVHSEPAQLNNRAFLYGDAVQVSFFVHQSKLILAEECYFFLMASMRKMRMAIPLTYTLEFFQNLFSEKVINEGFAKGIISFNVYRTESEKSLSKNDISYYFEADSEVDVLELQKKFEIDLIKEINVNTNVLSGIHVHSPENIYAEVYAVDNDLDDVIFLNPNKRIARTIYGNLLFLEGDTIKIPKQTEGAFVSPLMESFVTFVHQNKLAVIEEAEMIAFESQKAEEIIIVSDQKGIFPVTKIRNKTFENDRFSQMILAWSGTFS comes from the coding sequence TTGAAATTATCTGTTCACTCAGAGCCCGCTCAGCTTAACAATCGCGCTTTTTTGTATGGTGATGCGGTGCAGGTTTCCTTTTTTGTTCATCAGTCTAAATTAATTTTAGCAGAAGAATGCTATTTTTTCTTAATGGCTTCTATGCGCAAAATGAGAATGGCAATTCCGCTGACTTACACGCTGGAATTTTTTCAGAATTTATTTTCGGAAAAAGTTATAAATGAAGGATTTGCAAAGGGAATTATTAGTTTTAATGTTTACAGAACCGAAAGTGAGAAATCACTTTCAAAAAATGATATTTCGTATTATTTTGAAGCAGATTCGGAAGTTGATGTTCTAGAATTACAGAAAAAGTTTGAGATCGATCTGATCAAAGAAATCAATGTAAACACGAATGTTTTGAGTGGAATTCATGTTCATTCTCCAGAAAATATTTATGCAGAAGTGTATGCGGTAGATAATGACCTGGACGATGTCATCTTTTTAAATCCGAATAAGCGAATTGCAAGAACAATTTATGGCAATCTTTTATTTCTGGAAGGCGACACTATTAAAATTCCCAAACAGACTGAAGGTGCTTTTGTTTCGCCATTGATGGAAAGTTTTGTGACTTTTGTTCACCAGAATAAACTCGCCGTAATTGAAGAAGCTGAAATGATTGCTTTTGAATCTCAGAAAGCGGAAGAAATTATCATTGTTTCTGACCAAAAAGGAATTTTTCCTGTTACCAAAATTCGGAACAAAACCTTTGAAAACGATCGTTTCTCGCAAATGATTTTGGCTTGGTCAGGTACTTTTTCCTAG
- a CDS encoding START-like domain-containing protein, producing the protein MAKTKVQYEFPMHCQSEILYEYMASAEGLSEWFADDVEEKGDDFFFSWGSGPEEKATLIRYKPESFVRFRWEEDEGTKNYFEMTIVIDDITEDLALNVVDFCDAGDEEENRLYWENLIENLKLKLGAS; encoded by the coding sequence ATGGCGAAAACGAAAGTGCAATATGAATTTCCAATGCACTGTCAGTCAGAGATTTTATACGAATATATGGCGAGCGCAGAGGGACTTTCGGAGTGGTTTGCAGATGATGTAGAAGAAAAAGGAGACGATTTCTTCTTTAGCTGGGGTAGTGGGCCAGAAGAGAAAGCTACGCTTATTCGTTATAAGCCAGAAAGCTTCGTGCGTTTTCGTTGGGAAGAAGATGAAGGAACCAAAAATTATTTTGAAATGACCATCGTTATTGATGATATTACAGAAGATTTGGCCCTAAATGTGGTTGATTTTTGCGATGCCGGTGACGAAGAGGAAAATAGACTCTACTGGGAAAACCTTATCGAAAATCTTAAATTGAAATTAGGCGCCTCCTAA
- a CDS encoding aspartate aminotransferase family protein: MQHDFFKYQAQTTQFAAGFEVEKAAGSYIYGKNGRRYLDFVAGVSANTLGHSHPKIVEAIKTQAEKYLHVMVYGEYAQEMPVKLCKLLADATPEPLEVTYLVNSGAEAIDGALKLAKRFTGREEIISMTNSYHGNTHGALSVSGNEYHKREFRPLLPMVSFIEFNNQDDFSKITEKTACVLAETIQGAAGFLVPDSDYFKNLKKRCDEVGALLILDEIQPGFGRTGKLFAFEHFEMVPDILVMGKGMGGGVPVGAFMSSKEIMHCLSHSPKLGHITTFGGNPLIAAASHATLQEVLESGLMDEIQEKENLFRELLVHPKIKNVNGKGLMLAVNLGTPDFTLEVAKSCMEKGLVVFWQLYRNEYLRISPPLTISLAEIREGCAIILEVLNEIK, encoded by the coding sequence ATGCAACACGATTTTTTTAAATACCAGGCCCAAACCACCCAATTCGCCGCAGGTTTCGAAGTAGAAAAAGCAGCAGGTTCTTATATTTATGGTAAAAACGGGAGACGCTATTTGGATTTCGTGGCCGGCGTTTCTGCCAATACATTGGGCCATTCTCATCCGAAAATTGTTGAAGCCATTAAAACTCAGGCAGAGAAATATCTGCACGTTATGGTTTACGGCGAATATGCGCAGGAAATGCCGGTAAAATTATGCAAACTCCTCGCTGATGCTACACCTGAACCTTTAGAAGTTACTTACCTTGTCAACTCTGGCGCAGAAGCAATTGACGGTGCTTTGAAGTTGGCAAAACGTTTTACGGGCAGGGAAGAAATTATTTCCATGACGAATTCGTACCACGGAAATACGCACGGTGCATTGTCCGTTTCGGGAAATGAATATCACAAACGGGAATTCCGTCCACTCTTGCCGATGGTGAGTTTTATTGAATTTAATAATCAAGACGATTTCTCAAAAATTACCGAAAAAACGGCGTGTGTTTTAGCAGAAACCATTCAAGGTGCTGCCGGATTTTTAGTTCCTGATTCAGACTATTTTAAAAATTTAAAAAAGCGTTGTGACGAAGTTGGCGCGTTATTGATTCTCGATGAGATCCAACCTGGATTTGGACGAACTGGGAAACTTTTTGCGTTCGAACATTTCGAAATGGTTCCTGATATTTTGGTGATGGGAAAAGGAATGGGAGGTGGCGTTCCGGTGGGTGCTTTTATGAGTTCTAAAGAAATTATGCATTGTCTGTCACATTCACCGAAATTAGGCCATATCACGACATTTGGTGGTAATCCACTTATCGCAGCAGCAAGTCATGCAACTTTACAGGAAGTTTTAGAAAGTGGTTTAATGGATGAAATTCAGGAAAAAGAAAATCTATTCCGGGAATTATTGGTTCATCCTAAAATTAAAAATGTCAACGGAAAAGGTTTGATGTTGGCCGTAAATCTAGGAACTCCAGATTTTACTTTGGAAGTTGCAAAAAGTTGTATGGAAAAGGGTTTGGTTGTTTTCTGGCAATTGTACCGAAATGAATATCTGCGAATTTCGCCTCCATTGACGATTTCTTTAGCGGAAATTAGAGAAGGTTGTGCGATTATTCTGGAGGTTTTAAATGAAATTAAGTAA
- a CDS encoding ATP-binding cassette domain-containing protein, with product MLIEIKNLNKSFKNIVVLDNVNISIPESGIVLLKGRNGTGKSTLLKIISKFIKKYSGLINYNDNLFFEKSGFLLDVDILIDDLSFEDNMQLIGGILKMEKGEVENKIAFYQDLFSLPRKEFYKNYSLGMKKKSELARTLINDPQYIFWDEPFNSLDQESVKIIVDQILDKNKLFFIVTHEDYLDKITDEIIVLD from the coding sequence ATGCTCATTGAAATAAAAAATCTTAACAAATCTTTTAAAAATATAGTGGTTTTAGATAATGTAAACATTTCGATACCAGAAAGTGGAATTGTGCTTCTGAAAGGTAGAAATGGAACTGGTAAATCAACTTTATTAAAGATTATTTCTAAATTTATTAAAAAATATTCTGGATTAATTAATTACAATGATAATCTGTTTTTTGAAAAATCTGGTTTTCTTTTAGATGTCGATATCTTAATTGATGATCTAAGTTTTGAAGATAACATGCAGCTAATCGGCGGTATATTAAAAATGGAAAAAGGTGAGGTTGAGAACAAGATTGCTTTTTATCAAGACCTTTTTTCTTTACCAAGAAAAGAATTTTATAAGAACTATTCTCTAGGAATGAAAAAGAAATCTGAATTAGCAAGAACTTTAATTAATGATCCACAGTATATTTTTTGGGATGAACCTTTTAATTCTTTAGACCAAGAAAGTGTAAAAATTATTGTGGATCAAATTTTAGATAAAAATAAATTATTTTTCATCGTCACCCACGAAGATTATTTAGATAAAATCACAGATGAAATTATAGTTTTAGATTAA
- a CDS encoding OstA-like protein — translation MKKLFVFFLFISAHFFAQINTQPQQDLVKDPYFNNAQTGATAEKVKLIHSDFFQKALDKYNGNPYFSGNVQFAHQGSILTADVVIFYQEQNFVKAIGNVRLQNADGSVITSGEMEYDGNTQKGIARKKVLLTDPGQTIQTETLYYDRLSNKAYFNTGGTITKDGNVMYTKSATYDLNSRIIDFTGNVKIDNPEYTVEGVNIVQNQNTNTATFNGATTITNKKNPSNLIYTEKGTYNMNSKEVYLKKNSRIHYNGKLLTGDDMYFNQITGFGTAKGNVTLRDPRENRYMKGGYAEIYEKKDSAMMTEKPYAVKILEKDSMYFSADRILAYQKIDEQNPLKKKSFLRAYRKARMFKSNIQLRADSLSFNETDGIMHLNGNPIAWSGEKQITGNKIEAYFDTENEFIDSLRVIGDAFAISKADSLNLKDEFNQVKGKLMTVYYEKNDVKLAKVIGNAQAITYADDRNEKTKEVERIGVSLSTCGTIEAEFEDRKVQIISCNIGANVDTYPMSLISREQRFFPDFNWNTKDRLRTWRDIFVDSPNYEEIQYEANDVLYKAAQKAIDEEKAKEEAKKPKRVRK, via the coding sequence ATGAAAAAACTTTTCGTTTTTTTTCTCTTCATCAGCGCCCATTTTTTTGCGCAGATCAATACCCAGCCTCAACAAGATTTGGTAAAAGATCCTTACTTTAATAATGCCCAGACAGGTGCAACCGCTGAAAAAGTAAAACTCATTCACTCCGATTTTTTTCAGAAAGCTTTAGATAAATATAATGGGAATCCTTACTTTTCCGGAAATGTGCAATTCGCGCATCAGGGTTCAATTTTAACTGCTGATGTGGTCATCTTTTATCAGGAACAAAACTTCGTAAAAGCCATCGGGAATGTTCGACTTCAGAATGCTGATGGTTCGGTAATCACGTCCGGAGAAATGGAATACGACGGAAATACACAAAAAGGTATTGCCCGAAAAAAAGTTTTACTTACCGATCCGGGTCAAACCATTCAAACCGAAACACTTTATTACGACCGCCTTTCGAACAAAGCCTACTTCAATACAGGCGGGACGATTACGAAAGACGGAAACGTGATGTATACCAAGTCGGCCACCTACGATTTAAACAGCAGAATCATTGATTTTACCGGAAACGTAAAGATTGATAATCCTGAATATACGGTTGAAGGCGTAAATATTGTTCAAAATCAAAATACAAATACGGCAACTTTTAACGGAGCTACTACGATTACGAATAAAAAGAACCCGAGCAACCTGATTTACACGGAGAAAGGAACGTATAATATGAATTCCAAGGAAGTATATCTCAAAAAGAATTCCCGAATTCACTACAACGGAAAGTTACTTACAGGCGACGACATGTACTTCAATCAAATTACCGGTTTTGGAACTGCCAAAGGAAATGTAACCTTGCGCGATCCCAGGGAAAATAGGTATATGAAAGGAGGTTATGCCGAAATCTATGAGAAAAAAGATTCGGCGATGATGACCGAAAAACCTTATGCAGTGAAGATTTTAGAAAAAGACTCTATGTATTTTTCAGCGGACCGAATTTTGGCTTATCAGAAAATAGATGAGCAAAATCCATTAAAGAAAAAGAGCTTTTTGCGTGCTTACCGCAAAGCGCGAATGTTTAAATCTAATATTCAGCTTCGGGCGGATTCTCTAAGCTTTAATGAAACAGACGGTATCATGCACTTGAACGGTAATCCGATCGCCTGGAGTGGAGAAAAACAGATCACCGGAAATAAAATTGAAGCGTATTTCGATACCGAAAATGAGTTTATAGATTCTTTGCGTGTCATCGGCGATGCATTTGCTATCAGCAAAGCAGATTCTTTGAATTTGAAAGACGAATTCAATCAGGTCAAAGGAAAATTAATGACGGTTTACTACGAGAAAAACGACGTTAAACTGGCCAAAGTAATCGGAAATGCGCAGGCAATTACGTATGCTGATGATCGAAACGAAAAAACGAAAGAAGTTGAAAGAATTGGAGTTTCATTATCCACTTGCGGAACGATTGAAGCTGAATTTGAAGACCGAAAAGTTCAGATTATTTCCTGCAATATTGGTGCAAATGTAGATACGTATCCGATGAGTTTAATTTCGCGAGAACAGCGGTTTTTTCCCGATTTTAATTGGAATACCAAAGATCGCCTGCGCACCTGGCGAGATATTTTTGTAGATTCTCCAAATTATGAAGAGATTCAATATGAAGCAAATGATGTGTTGTACAAAGCCGCGCAGAAAGCTATTGATGAGGAGAAAGCCAAAGAAGAAGCCAAAAAACCAAAACGCGTCCGGAAATAA
- a CDS encoding Fur family transcriptional regulator: protein MDAKHKELNIATIKEVLRQYLQEKGFRNTPERYTILEEIYNMEHHFNVDDLYLLMMQKKYHVSKATIYNTIEIFLDAGLIRKHQFGEKTLTSSSYEKSYFDKQHDHLVIYKKDSDKVIQEIIEFCDPRIQGIKDSIEEAFGVNIDSHSLYFYGTKKD from the coding sequence ATGGACGCGAAACATAAAGAGCTTAATATTGCCACAATTAAAGAGGTTTTACGACAGTATCTGCAGGAAAAAGGGTTTAGAAATACGCCAGAACGGTATACAATTTTAGAGGAAATCTACAATATGGAGCATCACTTCAATGTTGATGATCTTTATCTTTTGATGATGCAGAAAAAGTACCATGTTTCGAAAGCGACTATTTACAATACCATCGAAATATTTTTGGATGCCGGCCTGATCAGAAAACATCAGTTTGGCGAAAAAACCTTGACTTCTTCATCCTACGAGAAATCTTATTTTGATAAGCAGCACGATCATTTGGTTATTTATAAAAAAGATTCCGACAAGGTAATACAGGAAATTATTGAATTTTGTGATCCCAGAATTCAAGGGATTAAGGATTCGATTGAAGAGGCTTTTGGCGTAAATATTGATTCCCACTCACTTTATTTTTACGGAACCAAAAAGGATTAA